The Halobaculum magnesiiphilum genome contains the following window.
GGACGAGCAGTTCATCATCGAGGGTGTCGAGGACGGCGCATTCGAGACGAACTTCTCGGGTGTCGACGAGGGTCAGTACAACTTCACCTTCGAGGTTGTTGACACTGGCGTCACGAGCGACGCCTCCATCACTGTGAACGACGTTGGTGAGGGTGAGGCTGACCTCGGGGAGAGCTCCGTCAGCGTCAACCAGGGTGGCATCGCGACGTTCAACGTCACGATGAACGACGCCGCGCAGGGCGGCGACGCAACGGTGCTTGTCGGTGACATCGGGGAAGACGGCTATCAGGCCAACGTCTCCGTCACCGACGGCAACGACGACGGTGTTGTCTCGTTCAACTTCAACACCTACACGGCCGGTATGAACAGCTCCACCAAGACTGTCGTCACGCTCGCTGGTGACAGCGTCGGCACTGACGACGAGGTCGAGCTGACCAACAAGAACTCCGAGGACTACGAGCGCCTCGGCGACATCCTCGACACGGGCGACTACCTCGTGTCCGTGGGTGTCGGTGGCAACCAGACCGTTGCCGACAACCCGGACAACGTCGGCACGTTCATCGTGAACGAGCGGACTGCGCCCGAACAGACGCTCTGGCGCACGAGCCAGACCACGTATGATGACGTTGGGGACGCCATCGCCGACGACGACGTCGACGAGCAGCAGGCGATCCTCGACGCCATCGAGAACGACCAGGTGACGCAGACTGACACCGTCGCGATCGACGATGACGGTCCGCGCGACGACATCCTGGTTCACCAGCTTAGCGCCCCCGGCCTGCAGGGTCTCATCGAGAACGCCAGCGCTGACGGCGACTCGACGACGGCAGCCTTCTTCAAGGCGACCCAGCAGGACAACGGATTCGACTCGGACGAGCAGGCACTGAACGTCGTCTTCGAGGAGGAGAACCCCGGAGCCAACCAGGATGCGACCACGGTTGACATCTCCGAGGCGTTCACCGACGCCAGTGATGCTGCGAACTCCATGACCGTCGTCTACGACGAGGGTGAGGAGCAGTACTTCATCTTCGTCGACGCGGCCGCGCTCGAAGCCAACGGCTTCGAGGACGGTGACGAGGTCAACGTCGACATCTCCGTCCAGGACCAGCGTCTCCTCAACATCGACGAGACCGCTGACTCGGACGAGCGCATGGACGACTTCCAGACGACCTCGGCGAACTTCAGCGTCGAAGCCGCCGAGATTGACTTCGACTTGAACGCTGACGACGAGATCGAAGCTGTCGTCGGTGACGACGCCACGGTCTCGGGCACGACGAACGTCGCGCCCGGGACGGAGTTCACGCTCCGCGTCCAGTCGACTGACGACACCGAGCCGCGCTTCATCGAGACGCAGACCGCGACCGTTCAGGCGGACGGTACGTTCAACGCCTCGTACGACCTGAGCGAGAACGCTGCGGGCGACACCTTCGAGGCGTCCACGCAGCAGGCAGCGGTCTCCGCGTCGGCTGACGGTGTGCTCGTCGAGAGCATCTCGACGGAGACGCCGACGCCGGACGACGGTACGCCGACGGACACCGCGACGCCGGACGACGGTACGCCGACGGCCACCGCGACGCCTGACGAGGGCACGCCGACGGCCACCGCGACGCCTGACGAGGGCACGCCGACGGCGACCCAGACGTCCACGTCGACGCCCGGCTTCGGTGCCGTGCTGGCAGTCATCGCCCTCATCGGCGCTGCGCTGCTGGCAGTCCGCCGCGACAACTAACTAACCACGACTGACCGGGCGTAACCCGGTCACCTTCCGCTTCACGCGGACCCTTTCTTTCGACGCGCTCACACCGACCAGCGGCGGTGCTGTCGATTACTGCTTTGTTCTATAACGCAGACCCACGGCGATCGGGCCCGAGATCACCCGTTCCTCGAAACTGAACACTGAATCACGCTGTCGCCGACGCGCCGTTGTTCAGATCGGGGCGATCTACTCCTCAGCGAGGACGTACGCGCTGTCGATCTCGGGGTGCTCCTCGACGACGCCCTCGACGAGTAG
Protein-coding sequences here:
- a CDS encoding BGTF surface domain-containing protein; this encodes MASATSITLDVNGSAASDEGTITLSVTHDLTNVAPADGVEVTIDDAGGTNDATAATPTFDITAPSGSDDGEVVYEADGESGVSLIYSGQTFNATTLQPNTEYQLRSVDETSGDDITSSTFENDYTTNADGELVEISSDGLETGDYFISGPGVTATTNNTLEIVEQQFSAEFADDTVDNEGSTTTDLEIDGNRDGFEVIVDSEDLDYDDDELDDIFGDSFSVREDDEDEQFIIEGVEDGAFETNFSGVDEGQYNFTFEVVDTGVTSDASITVNDVGEGEADLGESSVSVNQGGIATFNVTMNDAAQGGDATVLVGDIGEDGYQANVSVTDGNDDGVVSFNFNTYTAGMNSSTKTVVTLAGDSVGTDDEVELTNKNSEDYERLGDILDTGDYLVSVGVGGNQTVADNPDNVGTFIVNERTAPEQTLWRTSQTTYDDVGDAIADDDVDEQQAILDAIENDQVTQTDTVAIDDDGPRDDILVHQLSAPGLQGLIENASADGDSTTAAFFKATQQDNGFDSDEQALNVVFEEENPGANQDATTVDISEAFTDASDAANSMTVVYDEGEEQYFIFVDAAALEANGFEDGDEVNVDISVQDQRLLNIDETADSDERMDDFQTTSANFSVEAAEIDFDLNADDEIEAVVGDDATVSGTTNVAPGTEFTLRVQSTDDTEPRFIETQTATVQADGTFNASYDLSENAAGDTFEASTQQAAVSASADGVLVESISTETPTPDDGTPTDTATPDDGTPTATATPDEGTPTATATPDEGTPTATQTSTSTPGFGAVLAVIALIGAALLAVRRDN